The sequence CAACGTCGCATTGAATCCGTGCTCCCGCAGCAGCCGGTTGATGCTCGTGCGCATGGAGGAATCATCGTCAATGACAAAAACAGACGTGCGTGTCGGCAAGGCGGTCGACCTCGAAATGCCAGCAGATGAACAAAGACTCACAAGCTCCGCAGGCGGTTCCTAAATTATCGATGGATTTTCTCGACCGACAGGCTCACACGCGATTGCGCACTCTCTATAAGCACGCTGTCAATAAACTTTCATATTGTCCCTTTGTACAGGATCGCGCTTGCGTGGCCAGGCAGCCGAGCGGAACCGATCAGCTGCGCCGAACAGCATTTGGATCAAGCAGCCCAAGCCGCTCCGCGATCGAAACGAGCTCAGCAAGCGAATGAACCCGCATCTTGTCCATCACCTTATGGCGGTGCGCCTTCACGGTGCGTTCGGTCGTTCCAAGCTCATAGGCGATCTGCTTGTTGATCTTGCCGCGCACGATCAAGTCGAACACCTGCCGTTCGCGCGGCGTCAGCGATGACACAAGCGCGCGGAGCAAATCGAGCTTGCCGCGCTGTCCGCGTGCGGCCTCCTGACTTGCCAGGGCACGCTCGATCGCATCGATCAATTGCTCCGAGGATACAGGCTTGGTCAGGAAGTCCTCGGCGCCGGCCTTGATGACCCGCACGGTCGTTGCGGTATCGGCGTGGCCGGTGAGGAAGACGATCGGCACGGTCGAGCCGAGCTCGGTTAGGCGGCTCTGCAATTCCGGACCGCTCACGTCCGGTATCTGCACGTCGAGCAGGATGCATCCCGGCTGCGCGTCGCATGGCGGCCGGTCCAGGAGCTCCTGAGCCGATGCATAGGTCGCGACGTCATAGCCGGCGAGCTTCAGACGGCGCTCGATCGCCGTCCGGAACGAAGCGTCGTCATCTACCACGTGGACGAGGCCAGGCAACTGCATCGCTCGAACATCTCACTGCAATCACTAATCGAAACAATGACAGTCAGAATGACGTTTAACAACACGCTAATGTATCCAACGTGTGCAAGATAATGCAGACCTGTCCTTTGGTACAATGGCATTCGAGACAATGGTGAGAAAAGCTGCCTTCGTCGTAGAACAACTTCGGCGGGAATGGGACGGCGCGGTGCATTCCCTGCGGTGAAATTCGCCTGAGACCAATTCAGCGATGAGTTGAGGAGCTGGCTCATGTTCGTACGCATCACGACCGATCCGCTGCCCCGCGCCAATTCGCTCCACGATTTCGGAATGACCAGCGCCTCGAATCCGATGGTCAGTTTAATCGAATTTGCCTACAAAAAGGGCAAAGAGGTTTACGGCGAAAAGGAGCCGGCTGAGTACGTCTATCAGGTCAAGTCTGGCGCAGTGCGAAGCCACAAGCTGCTCTCGGACGGGCGGCGTCAGATCGGCGCGTTTCACCTCGCCGGCGACATTTTTGGACTGGAAAACGGCGACGAGCATCGGTTCACGGCGGAAGCCATCGTGGACACCACGGTCCGCCTCATCAGGCGCCAAAGCCTGGAAATGGTGGCCGAAAGCGACGCGATCGTCGCCCGCAACCTGCTCAGCATGACCACGACCAACCTGCAGCATGCGGAAGACCACATGCTTCTGCTCGGTCGCAAGACCTCGTTGGAGCGCGTCGCGGCGTTCTTGCTCGAGATGGACAAGCGCTTGACGGCGGCAGGTATTTTGGCGCTGCCGATGTCACGGCGCGATATCGCCGACTATCTGGGCCTCACATTGGAAACCGTGTCGCGCGCATTGTCGCGGCTGCATGAAGTCAAAGTCCTCGGCTTCATCGGTAACACCCAGCGCCAGATCGTGCTGCTCGACCGGCAGCAGCTCGCTAACCTCGATCTTCAGGCTTGAAACCGGGAGCGCCGATCGCGGACAGGTGCTCCAGCGTCTTGCGCAGAACTTCGAACAGGACCGCAGTCGACCAGCCGAACATCAGGATGCCGTTCATCGCGGTCATCGGCCCGGTCAGCCGCCACGCCGGCACGGGCGTGATATCGCCATAGCCGAGCGTGGTGTAGTTGACGAAGGCAAAATAGAGAAGATCGCTGCCCTTCGGTGCAGCGCCGACGAGCGCGTAGGCGAGCGCCCAGACCAAGACCTCCAACGTGTGCGCGACCATCAGCGCGGCAGCGGTTCCGACCATCACGGCCATCAGGTGAAATCTCGGCCATGCCGTGTGTCGTAACCCGGCCGAACGAGCGACCCCGACCGCGCCAACGGTCACCAGCGCGTGGATCATGATGTTGATCGCACTGACGAGGCCGCCAAGGAGGAACTGTACCGTCATCGCGCCGAGCAGGCTTCAGCTGTTCTTACCAGGTTTACGATCGAGGCGCTGTCTTTGAACTCTCATGCGCCTTATCTCTTCATTGAGCGCGTCGGCTTTCTCGTCCCGCCGGTCATTCTTTGATTTCGGCTGATCGCTCTTGCGCAGTTTTTCGAGCGCCTTCTCAACTGAGAGTTTGGTGGTTTCAGCCATGATAATCCCCGCATGACGTTGTCTTTATTGCAATATGAAACCGCTATTTCGCTAGTCCCCCGAACCAGGCGCCAAAATATCCTGCATACAGTGCCGGCACTTCGAGATTCATCGAATGCCCGATGCCCGGCACGACCACCAGCCGGCAATCCGGCATCGCGGCAGCCATGGTGCGGAGGTCCGCTGGCGGAATCCAGCCGTCGTGTTCGCCCCAGAGCACCAGATGCGGATGCTTGATTTCCGGCATGCGGCGCTCCAATTCCCTGCTCTCACGCTCGCGCGTGAGATTGACAGGTGTCCCGATCCAGACGCCTTCGGAGACACCAAAGGTCTGCTCGATGATCCGCTCGAACAGCGCCTCAATCTCGCCGAGCCCCTCGCGGAAGCGGGGAGTCGTGTTCGGCAGCATGCTCTCCGGCTCGAACAGCGAGGACGCCGCGGTGGCCATCACCGTCCGCGTCAGCTCCTTACTTGCCATCATGGCCCGGAACAGGCCGATCTGATCTGTATTGAAGGACATGCCGAGCGGCGTCACCGGATCGAGCGCGAACACCCGCCCGAAGCGGTGGGGCTGCATCAACAGCATTCGCGCGGCTATGATGCCACCGGTCGAATGCGTCGCGAGATGGCAGTACCTGACGTCAAGCGCATCGAGCGCCGCCAGCATGTCCTCCGAATGCTGTTGCATGGCGTAGTTGGAGTAGTCGGTAGCGGGTTTAGGCCGGTCGCTATCGCCGCAGCCGCGCCAGTCGATCCCGATGACGCGCATGCCGGCGGGAAACAACGGTGCGGCGAGTTCGATCCAGTCCTTGCTGGCGAGATTCCCGTGGATGAAGACGACGGTGACGTCGCCCTTTCCCCACGCTCGCCAGCCAAGCTGGACTTCACCCGCCTGCACCCTGGGCATGAGGCGGCCTTATTTGTTCAGACCGGCCGTGGGCGCGGCACCCGGCGGAGTCGGTGCCACGGGCAAGGCGGCAACCGCAGCACCCTTGATCATGCGCTCCGTGCCAAGCGGCGACGACGTGTCCACCGTTCCCCGGGTCACGAAATCGACCACGTCGGCCGGGTATTCGACCGGATTATCCGTATGGATGAAGTGCCCGGTTTCCGGATAGACCTTCAGGATCGGCCGGTTGCCGGCATTGGTCATGCGCGACATGAAGGGCGTGATGACGTCACGCCCGAGGTCCGTCAGCCCGTTAAACGCGGGTGTCGGAATGAATGGCTCCTTGTCTCCGAATGCCAGGAAGATCGGCACCTTGATCTGGGTCAGCCGCTCGTAAAGGTTCTTCGGATCGTCCTGCTGGAGTTCCGCCCCGATCGTATAGACATCGTAGATGAAGACGTTGCACCACTGCGCGAGCTCCTTCGGATTGCCTTTGGTCAACCCGACGCGTTGCTCGGTGTGGAAGCGGGCATATTCGCTGTCGCTGAAGAAATAGCCGCTCTTGGCTGCCGATGCCGTACCAGTGTCGGGGTCACGCTTCCTAAAATAGAAGAAGTCGCGAATGTTCTGCTCCGAACGCCCCGTCTCCGCGGCGAGGATGCCGGTCTGGTCCCAGGTCGCCTTCCATTTGTCGAAGTCGTGGTCGAACGCCGAGTCGAATAGCCTCAGCTTCTTGTCCTTTGCGACGGTGATATCGCGCGGATATTCCTCGAGACCCGACGGCGCTTCAAGGGCGAGAGCCTGCACCGCATCCGGCCAGGTCAGCGCATAGCCCATCACGAACTGACCCCCGAGTGAGTGGCCAAGATAGTATGCCTTCTTGATCCCAAGCTGGTTGACCACGAGATCATAGATGACCTCGCGCATGTCTTGCATGGTGCGCGCCGGGCTCTTGTCGAGATTGCCGGGTCCGGACATGCCGTAATGCGGCAGGTCGGGCACGATCACACGCAGACCGCTGCGCAGGGCATACTGCATGATGTTGCCATAGTGGCCGCCGAATGCGCCCTTGCCATGGATGATGACGAGCACCTTCGGATCCTTGTCGGTGCCGGCGTATTCGTCCATGTAGCCGATCTGCCAGGACGTGCCGCCCTTGTCCTTCGCGGTCGCGTATTTGACCGGATAGGGGTAGGTCACGTTGTCCTTCCAGAACGACGTCTTGGGATCGATAGTCTCGGCCACGCCGGGCACGCGATAGTTCTTGTCGACGAACTGCTGCGCGCGGTCGAGGCTTGCAACGTCGTCCATAAACGAGACGAACTTCGGATCGTTCTTGCGGTTGTTGATTAGCGGGAACACGCCGTAGTGAGCGACGGGACTCTCTTCGGCGATGAGATCGGCACCCGGCACGCGCTCGACGGCACGCTGCGCGAGCTTAAAGTTCAGCCAGAGGTCGTTGGTGATGTGCATCACCAGCGTGCGCGCCTGGATGCGGCCGAGATAAGGGTTGACGTTGTGGGTCTCACCGACCCGGTTGCGCCAGACCAGGTCCACCGCGTCATACAGCTTGGATCGGTTGACGACGTTGAGACCGGCCTTCTCATTCGGCGGATCCCAGTAGAAGACTTCCGGCTGTACCGACGCGAAGCTCTGGGTCGTCCTGTATCCGAAATCATAGCCGGTCAGGCCGAGCACCGACCAGCCGAACGCCATGCCCTGCAGAGGGTGCTTTTCCTTGGGCAGCTTGTAGTAGTCGCCCTCGGTGGCCTGCCACACCGGGTCCGACTCGATCGCCGCCGTCATCAATTGGAAGGTCCAGTTTCCGACGGGGTCCCCGGCGTCCGACTGCGTGGTGCCGCCGATCGGCATCAGTCCGCCCATGAAGTCCGGATGCATGACGCCCCAGACATACGTCTGCGTGCCGCCCATCGAGACGCCGGTGACCAACGCGGCGTGCGCAACCTTCAGACTGTCGCGCAGCATGCGGTAGTTCGCCTGCACCATGTCGTAGTAGCTGTATTGCGGGAATTTGATGCCGAGCCCGTCGGACGGCTTGCTGGCGCCCCAGGTGCCGAGCGGATCGACCATGATGACGTAGTACCGATCGGTATCGATGGGACGGCCAGGTCCGATCACGGGTACGCCGCCCGACAGGGCCGCGCCCTTGACCCACTGCTCGTACATGTCGGTGGAGTCGCCGGAATAATAGGAATTGATCACCACCGCATTGGTGATCTCGCCGGCCGCATTGCGCCGCGCATTCCCAATCGCGATGTAGCCGGTGCGCAGCTTGCCGCCACCGAGCGATTCCAAGGTGATGCCGCCCTCGCCGCCATTCTCCCACTTCGAGGGATCGTTCAAATCGTACTTCCCGCCCAGGCGGAAGTTGGCGATCTCATAGTACTTCTTCAGCCCGTCATGCTGCATCTGCGACGAGCGGCGGGTGAAGGGTTGTGCAACTGCGAGAGCAGTGCCGACCATCAGCAAGATCAGGCTGACGACGCAGCGCTTCACGAAACGTCTCCCGGTCATGACGGATTCCTCCCAGCGGATTTTGGCCGAAGGCTAGGCGGGACGAGCGGGCGAGTCTTGATTTAGCTCAATGGATTCCGCTTGCGGAGGTTGAGGATGTCACGATTAAAACGCCGCCCGGTCCCCGCAATGCCGTTCCTCAATCATGGCTCGTATCGGATACGCTATGAGCTTGATGGGCCGGCCGATGCTCCGGCCTATGTGCTCGTGAACGGACTCACGCAATATGCCGAGTTATGGACGGCCTACCGTGACGCCCTGCTGGCGCGGCGCTTTCGCGTCGCCACCTTCGATCTGCTCGGCCAGGGGGGCTCCGACAAGCCTGCTCTGTTCATCAGCCAAGACGACCAGGTCACCGCGCTTCACCTCCTGATCGGCGAGCTCGGCGACGGTCCGATCTTCCTGAGCGGCATCAGCTTTGGCGGACTGATCGCCCTGCGCTATGCGATCGAGCACGGCGACCGGCTCTCCGGTCTCGTACCGATGAGCTGCTTTGCGGAGCTGTCGCCGCAACTGCTTCTGATCGGCAATGCCTTGCGCACCGGCCTGATCCTGGGCGGCACGAGCTACCTCCAGGATCTGCTGCTGCCGATGAATCTGTCGGACCAGTGGCTGAGGCCGTTGCTTGACAAGCTCGACGGCGTCAAGCGGCAAGGCTGGCTCGTCAATGACGTCTACGCACTCCAGAACCTGATGGAGTCCTTCCTCGATTTCCAGCCGCTGACGCCAAGACTATCGTCGATCACGGTGCCGACAATGATCCTGAACGGCGAGTTCGACTTCCTGACGCCGCGCGCCCTGCACGAAACCCTGCGCGTCGAAATCCCCGACAGCTCGCTGGTGATCATTCCGAAGTCCTATCACGCCTTTACGCTCGAGAAGAGCGCACTCACGGCCGAGTTGCTCGCACGCTTCGCCGACCAAGTGATGGCCGGGCGTTGGCAAGGCAACAAGGCGGTCTGGATTGCGCCGGAGGACCCCGGTGGCGAGCTCACGCCATTTCCAGCAGGCTACGACCATCTCCGCGCTATCCCGGTGCAGAGGACGACGCCATGAGCGGATTCTTCCGCCCCCTCGATTCCGAGGGCCGCGTGGCGGCGCACCAGCAGACGCGTGTCTCCGCATTCCTGGTCTCCGCCCACGGCGCTCTGGCCCGACAGTCCGCATTCAGCCTACCCGCGAGGCTCGAGTCGGCTTGGCAGACCGAACTGAACGCACAGCTTTACCGCGAGACCGAAATTGTCTCGCTGCTGCTGCGCGCGACGAGTTGGGCGCCGGATCCCGGCTTGGGCTATATGGCCGTGGCCTGGGAAAGCGCCTGGTATCCTGCTCCAATCTACGAGATTTCGGACTGGCCCCTCGCCGTGGCAGCCGGTCTTGCAACGCTCGCCCATGCCGTTCACGCGGGAATCCGGCCGGCGGCGCTGTTGCCGGTGGAAGCCAATCCCAACGATCCTTTCGTCATGGCGCTGCGCCGCATCGAATTCGAAAGCGGCCGCCTGCTGCAGGCGCAAATCCTCTCTCTGAAAGGTCCGGACTTCCTGCCGTTTCGCGACGTTGTCACCTCCGCCCTTGAACGGCGCCACACCGAGGTGCGCAAGCTGTGGCGCGACATGCTCCAGAGCGTAGGCATCGGCGCTCGCGACTCAAATGATGAGAAGCCTTGATGCAAATCAAAGGAACGCGGTGACAGCCAGCGAACATTGTCCTGCTGCTGCCGTAGCTTGTGACCGGAGTTGCCGCCATGAAGGCTGTTTCCGTCGAAGAAGCCGTTGCGATGATCCCGGCCGGCGCCAGCGTCATGGTCGGCGGGTTCATGGGTGTCGGGACACCGGAGCGCCTGCTCGACGAAATGGTCCGGCAGCAAAAGAACGGCCTTTCGCTGATCTGCAACGACGCCGCGCTTCCCGGCAAAGGTGTCGGCAAATTGTTCGACGCGGCGTTGGTCTCGCGCCTGACCGCGACGCATATCGGCCTCAACCCGAAGGCGCAGCAGCAGATGCTGGCGAGCCAGATCGCCGTCGATCTCGTTCCGCAAGGAACTTTCGTCGAGCGAATTCGCGCAGGCGGATGCGGCATCGGCGGCATTCTGACAGCAACGGGCGTCGGCACACTGGTCGCGGAAGGCAAGCGCCAGATCGAAGTCGACGGCAAGCCGTTCCTGCTCGAGACTGCGTTGCGGGCGCAGTTCGCGCTGGTACATGCCTTTCTCGCCGACTATCTCGGCAATCTTGCCTACGCACTGACGTCCCGCAACTTCAATCCGGTCATGGCCATGGCGGCCGACACCGTGATCGTGACGGCAGAGCACATCGTGCCCGTGGGCGTGATCGCGCCCGACCATGTCGTGACCCCGGCGCCGCTCGTCGACTACCTCATTACGAACGGGTGAGACCATGGATGCACAGACCATCATCGCCCGGCGCGTCGCCAAGGAGTTGAGGAGCGGCAACCTCGTCAACCTCGGCATCGGCATTCCGACGCTGGTCGCGAATTACATCCCATCCGACCTGAAGGTGTTCTTCCAGTCGGAGAACGGCCTGATCGGCACCGGACCAATCCCTGAGCAAGGCATGGCGCATCCGACGTTGACTGACGCCGGAGGCAAGCCGATCAGCGCTCTGCCCGGGGCCTGCACATTCGACAGCGCGATGTCGTTCGGATTGATCCGCGGCGGCCATGTCGATGTCACCGTGCTCGGCGGTCTCCAGGTCGATGCGCACGGCCATCTCGCCAATTGGATGATTCCCGGCAAGATGGTGCCAGGCATGGGCGGGGCGATGGATCTGGTCACCGGCGCCAAGCGGGTCATCGTCGCTATGCAGCACGCCGCCAAGGGCAAGTCGAAGATCGTCGCAAAATGCACGCTGCCGCTGACGTCGGCGCGGCCGGTGGATCTGGTTGTGACGGACATGGCCGTGATCGCCTTCCCCGACGGGAAGGCGACGCTGTTGGAAACCGCGCCCGGCATCAGCGTTGGCGAAGTCCTGGCGGTGACCGAGGCCGAGCTTGTCGTTCCCGACAGCGTTCCAGAAATGAAGCTGTGAGGTCACGGCCATGCGGATATTCAGCGACTTCGATGAGATCAAATCCGCCATTGGCACGGAGATCGGCGTCAGCGATTGGGTCGAGGTGTCGCAGGATCGGATCAACCAGTTTGCCGAGGCAACCTGCGATGAGCAATGGATCCATGTCGATCAGGAGCGTGCTAAAAAAGAGCTGCCCGGCGGCACCACCATCGCCCACGGGCTCTTGTCGCTGGCGCTTGCGCCGCTGTTTATCCGCTCGGTGATCAGCTTGAAGGGCCTGCGTAACACCCTGAACTATGGCGCGGACCGGATACGGTATCTGGCGCCGGTGCCGGCGGGCTCCAAGCTCCGCGGCCGCGTCACGGTCGCGGAAGCCGAGGACGTGGCGCCGAATGGCCTGCGCGTGAACTACCATCTCGTGATCGAGATCGATGGCGGCAAGAAGCCCGCCTGCATCGCCGAGCTGATCGCCCTGCACTATCGCTGAGCGCGTTCAATCGATGATGTGATAGCCGCCGTCGATATAGAGAACGCCGCCGGTGATGAGCTTGGCGCCGTCGAGTGCCAGGAATGCGGTGGCGTTGCCGACGTCGTCGATGCTGACGAGGCTGCGCGCCGGTGCCTTCGACTGGGCCTTGTCCATCAGTTCGTCGAACTCCGGAATGCCTGAGGCCGCACGTGTGGCGAGCGGTCCGGGCGAGATCGCGTGCACACGGATGCCCTTCGGCCCCAGTTCCGCCGCAGCGTATCGAACGGCCGCTTCCAGCGCCGCCTTCGCCACACCCATGATGTTGTAATTCTCAACTACCATCTGGCTGCCATAATAGGTCATCGTGAACATGGTGCCGCCGTTCTTCATCAGCGGCTCGGCGAGATGGGCCATCCGCAGGAATGACCAGCACGAGACGTCCATCGTCTTCAGGAAGCCGTCGCGGTTCACGTCCACGACGCGGCCGTGCAGCGCCTCCTTCGGCGAGAAAGCGATAGAGTGCAGCAGGAAGTCGAGCTGGCCCCATTCGTTTGCGATGCGCTCGAACACCTGCTCGGTCTGGCCTTCGACCATCACGTCCAGCGGCATGAAAATCGGGGCTTCCAGCGCCTGCGCTAGCGGCTCGACATGCTTCCTGGCGCGGTCGTTCAGGTAAGTGACGGCAAGGTCGGCGCCGAGGGCGCGAAACGCCCTCGCGCAGCCCCAGGCGATCGACTGGTCGTTGGCGATGCCGACGATCAGACCCTTCTTGCCCTTCAGGGCGATTTTGCTATCCGGGAATACGGGGATCATAACACCCTCTCATGTCTGGGGTTGGGCGCTTGGTCGTTCATCAGCAGCGACAGCGTGTGCTGCGCGATCATCAGTTCCTCGTCGGTCGGCACCACGTAAACGGGGATGGTACTATTGGGCCGCGATATCAGTCGCGAATGACGCGCATTCTCGGCTGCATCGATCGCAACACCGAGCCAGGCGAGCTGCTCTGCCACGCGTGCACGGATATTTGCAGAATTCTCGCCGATGCCGGCCGTGAACACGAAGGCGTCCAAACCCTGCAAAGCGGCCGCAAGCATGCCCGAGCTGAGGCCGATCCGATAAACAAAATAGTCGATAGCCAGCTTCGCCTTGGACTCTTGGCTGGCTTCCAGCTCGCGCATGTCGTTGCTGACGCCCGAGAGCCCCTTCAATCCGCAATCGCGATAAAGGAAATTCTGCACGTTCGACGCCGACATCCCCTTCTCGGAGATGAGATAAAGTACGACTCCGGGATCGAGTTGACCGGGACGCGTCCCCATCGGCAGCCCGTCGAGCGCCGTGAAACCCATGGTGCTCTCGACGCTCTGTGCGTCCCTCAGCGCGCACATCGATGCACCACTGCCGAGATGGGCGACGATGATCCGGCGTTTGGCGATCTCGGGCGCGATCTGCAGCAGGGTCTTCGCAATGTATTCGTAGGATAGCCCGTGAAAGCCATAGCGCCGCACGCCTTCGGCATGAAGCTGATGGGGAATCGCATAGTGATCGGCGACCGCGTCGTGGGTGCGATGAAAGGCGGTATCGAAGCATGCGACCTGCGGCAGCGTGGGAAAATTGGTCAGGATCGAACGGATCGGCGCCAGATTGTGCGGCTGATGCAGCGGGGCAAGGCTGACGAAGCGCTCGAGGCGCGCCACCACGCCGTGGTCGATCAGAACCGGCCGGGTATAGTCCGGTCCGCCATGCACAACGCGATGCCCGACCGCCATCGGTTGGAGACGGAGCTCGTTGCGCAGCCAGTCGCCTGCGACGCCCATCGCGGCCGGAACGTCGGGGACCGCCTCGATCGGATAGGCGCGGTCGGCCAAGGGATCACCACCCGCGCCGCTTG comes from Bradyrhizobium diazoefficiens and encodes:
- the fabI gene encoding enoyl-ACP reductase FabI, giving the protein MIPVFPDSKIALKGKKGLIVGIANDQSIAWGCARAFRALGADLAVTYLNDRARKHVEPLAQALEAPIFMPLDVMVEGQTEQVFERIANEWGQLDFLLHSIAFSPKEALHGRVVDVNRDGFLKTMDVSCWSFLRMAHLAEPLMKNGGTMFTMTYYGSQMVVENYNIMGVAKAALEAAVRYAAAELGPKGIRVHAISPGPLATRAASGIPEFDELMDKAQSKAPARSLVSIDDVGNATAFLALDGAKLITGGVLYIDGGYHIID
- a CDS encoding MaoC family dehydratase, which encodes MRIFSDFDEIKSAIGTEIGVSDWVEVSQDRINQFAEATCDEQWIHVDQERAKKELPGGTTIAHGLLSLALAPLFIRSVISLKGLRNTLNYGADRIRYLAPVPAGSKLRGRVTVAEAEDVAPNGLRVNYHLVIEIDGGKKPACIAELIALHYR
- a CDS encoding CoA transferase subunit A, producing the protein MKAVSVEEAVAMIPAGASVMVGGFMGVGTPERLLDEMVRQQKNGLSLICNDAALPGKGVGKLFDAALVSRLTATHIGLNPKAQQQMLASQIAVDLVPQGTFVERIRAGGCGIGGILTATGVGTLVAEGKRQIEVDGKPFLLETALRAQFALVHAFLADYLGNLAYALTSRNFNPVMAMAADTVIVTAEHIVPVGVIAPDHVVTPAPLVDYLITNG
- a CDS encoding acetate/propionate family kinase → MNTILVVNAGSSSVKFQVFSVEGEGTLRRQIKGQMDGIGSRPRLRASGAGGDPLADRAYPIEAVPDVPAAMGVAGDWLRNELRLQPMAVGHRVVHGGPDYTRPVLIDHGVVARLERFVSLAPLHQPHNLAPIRSILTNFPTLPQVACFDTAFHRTHDAVADHYAIPHQLHAEGVRRYGFHGLSYEYIAKTLLQIAPEIAKRRIIVAHLGSGASMCALRDAQSVESTMGFTALDGLPMGTRPGQLDPGVVLYLISEKGMSASNVQNFLYRDCGLKGLSGVSNDMRELEASQESKAKLAIDYFVYRIGLSSGMLAAALQGLDAFVFTAGIGENSANIRARVAEQLAWLGVAIDAAENARHSRLISRPNSTIPVYVVPTDEELMIAQHTLSLLMNDQAPNPRHERVL
- a CDS encoding alpha/beta fold hydrolase, whose protein sequence is MPFLNHGSYRIRYELDGPADAPAYVLVNGLTQYAELWTAYRDALLARRFRVATFDLLGQGGSDKPALFISQDDQVTALHLLIGELGDGPIFLSGISFGGLIALRYAIEHGDRLSGLVPMSCFAELSPQLLLIGNALRTGLILGGTSYLQDLLLPMNLSDQWLRPLLDKLDGVKRQGWLVNDVYALQNLMESFLDFQPLTPRLSSITVPTMILNGEFDFLTPRALHETLRVEIPDSSLVIIPKSYHAFTLEKSALTAELLARFADQVMAGRWQGNKAVWIAPEDPGGELTPFPAGYDHLRAIPVQRTTP
- a CDS encoding alpha/beta fold hydrolase, with amino-acid sequence MPRVQAGEVQLGWRAWGKGDVTVVFIHGNLASKDWIELAAPLFPAGMRVIGIDWRGCGDSDRPKPATDYSNYAMQQHSEDMLAALDALDVRYCHLATHSTGGIIAARMLLMQPHRFGRVFALDPVTPLGMSFNTDQIGLFRAMMASKELTRTVMATAASSLFEPESMLPNTTPRFREGLGEIEALFERIIEQTFGVSEGVWIGTPVNLTRERESRELERRMPEIKHPHLVLWGEHDGWIPPADLRTMAAAMPDCRLVVVPGIGHSMNLEVPALYAGYFGAWFGGLAK
- a CDS encoding alpha/beta hydrolase; its protein translation is MTGRRFVKRCVVSLILLMVGTALAVAQPFTRRSSQMQHDGLKKYYEIANFRLGGKYDLNDPSKWENGGEGGITLESLGGGKLRTGYIAIGNARRNAAGEITNAVVINSYYSGDSTDMYEQWVKGAALSGGVPVIGPGRPIDTDRYYVIMVDPLGTWGASKPSDGLGIKFPQYSYYDMVQANYRMLRDSLKVAHAALVTGVSMGGTQTYVWGVMHPDFMGGLMPIGGTTQSDAGDPVGNWTFQLMTAAIESDPVWQATEGDYYKLPKEKHPLQGMAFGWSVLGLTGYDFGYRTTQSFASVQPEVFYWDPPNEKAGLNVVNRSKLYDAVDLVWRNRVGETHNVNPYLGRIQARTLVMHITNDLWLNFKLAQRAVERVPGADLIAEESPVAHYGVFPLINNRKNDPKFVSFMDDVASLDRAQQFVDKNYRVPGVAETIDPKTSFWKDNVTYPYPVKYATAKDKGGTSWQIGYMDEYAGTDKDPKVLVIIHGKGAFGGHYGNIMQYALRSGLRVIVPDLPHYGMSGPGNLDKSPARTMQDMREVIYDLVVNQLGIKKAYYLGHSLGGQFVMGYALTWPDAVQALALEAPSGLEEYPRDITVAKDKKLRLFDSAFDHDFDKWKATWDQTGILAAETGRSEQNIRDFFYFRKRDPDTGTASAAKSGYFFSDSEYARFHTEQRVGLTKGNPKELAQWCNVFIYDVYTIGAELQQDDPKNLYERLTQIKVPIFLAFGDKEPFIPTPAFNGLTDLGRDVITPFMSRMTNAGNRPILKVYPETGHFIHTDNPVEYPADVVDFVTRGTVDTSSPLGTERMIKGAAVAALPVAPTPPGAAPTAGLNK
- a CDS encoding 3-oxoacid CoA-transferase subunit B, translating into MDAQTIIARRVAKELRSGNLVNLGIGIPTLVANYIPSDLKVFFQSENGLIGTGPIPEQGMAHPTLTDAGGKPISALPGACTFDSAMSFGLIRGGHVDVTVLGGLQVDAHGHLANWMIPGKMVPGMGGAMDLVTGAKRVIVAMQHAAKGKSKIVAKCTLPLTSARPVDLVVTDMAVIAFPDGKATLLETAPGISVGEVLAVTEAELVVPDSVPEMKL
- a CDS encoding response regulator transcription factor; amino-acid sequence: MPGLVHVVDDDASFRTAIERRLKLAGYDVATYASAQELLDRPPCDAQPGCILLDVQIPDVSGPELQSRLTELGSTVPIVFLTGHADTATTVRVIKAGAEDFLTKPVSSEQLIDAIERALASQEAARGQRGKLDLLRALVSSLTPRERQVFDLIVRGKINKQIAYELGTTERTVKAHRHKVMDKMRVHSLAELVSIAERLGLLDPNAVRRS
- a CDS encoding helix-turn-helix domain-containing protein, with protein sequence MFVRITTDPLPRANSLHDFGMTSASNPMVSLIEFAYKKGKEVYGEKEPAEYVYQVKSGAVRSHKLLSDGRRQIGAFHLAGDIFGLENGDEHRFTAEAIVDTTVRLIRRQSLEMVAESDAIVARNLLSMTTTNLQHAEDHMLLLGRKTSLERVAAFLLEMDKRLTAAGILALPMSRRDIADYLGLTLETVSRALSRLHEVKVLGFIGNTQRQIVLLDRQQLANLDLQA
- a CDS encoding potassium channel family protein; translated protein: MTVQFLLGGLVSAINIMIHALVTVGAVGVARSAGLRHTAWPRFHLMAVMVGTAAALMVAHTLEVLVWALAYALVGAAPKGSDLLYFAFVNYTTLGYGDITPVPAWRLTGPMTAMNGILMFGWSTAVLFEVLRKTLEHLSAIGAPGFKPEDRG